Part of the Fusibacter sp. A1 genome is shown below.
TGTTTCCGGTACCTTGTCCGATAAGTTCGGCACGCTCAATGTGCTTAAGCTGATCTTCGTGATTACGATCGCATCACTCCTGTCACTAAGCTTCTTAGCGGATATCAAAGCGGTATTCTACCTAAGCGTTATCGGTGTGGCAGTGGGTTACGGCGGTTTCCTGGCACTTTTCCCTACGTTCACAAATCAAGAGTTCGGTTCATTCAGATACGGATCCAACTATGGTGTGGTTTACCAGGCATACGGCCTTGCGGCACTATCCGGTATCTTCATCAAGTCAATGGTCGGTAGTTATACGACTACATTCATCTTCTCGGCGGTTGCCGCGATGATCGGTCTTGGACTTTCCTTCTTCATCAAAGAGAGAGCGAAAGAAGAAGCTACTGCTAAAACAACTAAATCGGCATAGTAAAAAGGCAAAAAATCAGACCACTCGAATGAGTGGTCTTTTTATTTCATTCTATTAGCGAACCGCTCTAGCAAGAGTTTCCCTTCCATCGATCATCTGCTTCCAAACAATCGATCCAAGTACGACCCCTCCACCGATCAGCGAGTACACCGTCGGCTTCTCACCGATGAAGATCAAGACCCAGAGCGGATTGAAGAGGGGTTCTATGACCGGTATCAGAGCGGCTTCAAGCGCTGTCACATGTTGAACCGATTTTGTGAACAAGACATATCCAAGCCCTAATTGAAAAATCCCAAGCACTAGAATGCTGGACACGCTTTGAACCGTGATGGACGGTGGAAAGAGCAATGCGAAGGGTAGCGCCAGGACAAACAGAATCGCACTTCCCAAAAGTGTCATATGAAGCGGATTGTTTTCTTTTTTACGATTCATCACAAGAATCATCACCGCAAGCATGATACCCGCTAGGATAGCAAGGAGGTTTCCCAGCATGTTTCCGACCGACAGGTTTCCGACAAAAAACAGGACCATGCCCGTCATCACAGATAGGATCACCAGCACATCCCTTTTGCGAAGCACTTCCTTGTACACTACTGTAGAGATCATCAAAACCCATATGGGTGCGGTAAACTGAAGCAAGATCGCATTGGTCGAGGTCGTCAGCTTATTGGCAAAGATAAAGCAGGTTGCAAGTGTCGCATAGCAAACGGCGCCTATCCAGACGTCCTTTGAAAACCGCTTTGGCAGTTTTCCTGAAAAGAACAGCATGAGACTACCTGCGATACCGCTTCTTATCCCTGCGATGACTAACGGATGCCAGTCTACAAGTTTGATGAACAAACCGCCTAAGCTCCATAAGAGAGCGGCGCATACCATGTATATAATCGCTTTATTTCTACTCATTCTCAACCTCGTTTTTATGTCTTTAATGACATTATAGGGCCCAGGCAATTATTTGTAAATTAAAAAAGCTCCCCGTAGGGGAGCCAGTTATTTTGAATAGTTCAAAAGCGTTTTTATCACGTTTTCCATCTGCTTCTTATCCACCAGATTACCATCGTCGTCTGTGACCATGCACTGCATCGCATGCTCTTCCATGATGACGATTCCCACCTTATGGACACTCGATTTGATTGCTGCGATCTGTAGCAGGATGTCCTCACACGGCTTATCCTCTTCAATCATCTTCTCTATGCCTGCGATGTGTCCCTTGATTGTTTTCAGCCTATTGATAATCTTTTTCTTCGCATCATTCATAATAGCCCCTCCTATTGTCTTGCGTTCTCTACTAGCTTTAAAAACTGCTCTTTATTTATCGTTCCGACATGGTAATCTGTGATGATCCCATCGGGACCGACGACCACACTCGTTGGAATCGAACGCACTTTGTAATCTCTTGCAGCAACACTTTTTTCATCTAAGAGTATCGGAAAAGCGATTTCGAATTCCTCGAGCAGCGCATACATGTCCTCTAACTTATCCTGTTCAGTCAGGTTGATTCCTAAAACGACGACACCATCGTCCTTGTTTTCAAGATAGGCTTCGTTGATGTAGGGCATCTCTGCTCTACAAGGGGGACACCAGCTTGCAAAGAAGTTGAGTATCACTACTTGTCCCTCGAAATCGGATAAGGATACAGGGTTGCCGTCTATGTCATCAAGACTCACGTCAATCGCCTTCTTACCCGGTAAAAATCCTTCTTCTACACTCGCCTCTTCGACAGCTTCAGAAACAGCCTCCGTACTTTCCTGCTCATCCGCTTGAACGGTTTGAGGCTGATCGCCTTTTGGCGGTTCTATAGAAAGATTGACTGGCTGACAGGCCAGAAGTATCACGCTGAGTACGATGAGCAGTACACTTACCATTATTTTTTTCATATTTCGCTCCTTTACGAGAAGAATGCTGTTATCTTATTGAGATAATTGAAGTAAATCATAAATCCTACGGCGATAATCAGAAGTCCTGACAGGACTTTGACGACATGCAGATACTTTCCCGACTTTTCAAGCAGGATCACAAGCTGACTCATGAGCAGCACCGAAGCTATAAATGGAATCATGAAACCGAAGGCATAGATCAGCAGTAAGAACATTCCTGTTCCAATCGTCTGACTGTTCGCAGCGTACAAAAGCACCGTAGCCAGTATGGGGCCGACACAGGGAGTCCATCCAAAGCTGAAGGCCATTCCCATAACCACCGCAGTACCGAATTTTGCTTTTTTCGCACGAACCCTTACTTTACGTTCTCTCATCAGGAAACTTGGTTTGATGATTCCGAGCTGAAAGACCCCCAGTAGGATGACAAGTATACCGAATACTTTTCTTAAGGTATCTGAAATTCCAAGTAAAAATCCGCCCACGCTCGTCGCGACCGCGCCAAGTAAAATGAAGACCAGTATGAGTCCTATGAAAAAGCCTGCTCCGTTCACATATAATTTTCTCCTGCTTCCACCTTCCTCATCCATCTCACCGGCTAGAAACCCGGCTAACATGGGAATCAGAGGCACGATACATGGCGAGAAAAAGGACAGCAGACCTGCTAGCCATACACCAAAATAGGTTATTTGCACGTTCAGCTCCTTATCATTGATTAAAAATCAAGGCTGTTTCATAAGAAACAGCCTCGTTTGTCATGTTGCTTTATTATACTATACCCCCACGGGGGTGGCTAGTCAATTAGATAAACAAATTCACATTCGATTCTTCCGCAGCGCCTAAATAAGAAGCGACACCGCCGAATTCAATACCATCGATCAGCTCATCTTTTGTGATTCCCATCAGATCCATGCTCATGGTACAGGCAACGATTCTAACACCGTTATCGATCGCCTGCTGCATCAGTTCTTCAAGTGAATCCACATTGTGCTTTTTCATGACCATCCTAACCATCTTAGGACCCATTCCAAACATATGCATGTTCGAAAGACCAAGTCGCTTTGAGCCTCTAGGCATCATTCCGCTAAACATTCTTGCAAGGAAATCTTTTTTGACAGACACCTTATCGTGTTTTCTAAGAATGTTAAGTCCCCAGAAGGTGAAGAACAAGGTAACCTGTCTTCCCATTGCCGTCGCACCGTTGGCGATGATGAAGGTCGCAACAGCCTTATCGAACTCGCCGCTAAATACGACCATCGACTTGTCTTCAGGCATTTTGGACTGAGTTCCGCTATGCATGATAGGGTGACCTTTTTTTATGACCGCATAAAATTCATTGGACCTTTTTCCAGAATCGATCAGGGTATTTCCAGTGCGTTTGCACCACGTCTTGATATCTGATGCAAAGCCGGGATCTGTAGCAGCTACTTCAAGGATGTCGCCACGATTCATCTCATCCATTCGCTTATACACTTGCATGATCGGTCCTGGACACTGTAAGCCGCAAGCGTTTAGTTTTACATTTACCCCAGTGCCCTCATTAAAAGACTGATCAGCGTCAGAATCACCCGAATCGTTGAAGTCGGCATCGGCTTCCTCAGAAGGAATCGGACACGAATGGTCGATATCGCTGTGCACCATCTTATAGCTCGTATAACCGCCGTTTAAGTTCTTCACGTTCTCAAATCCTAGGTTGTTAAGGATTCTTGAGGCCACATAACCTCTAAGTCCGATCGCGCAGTAGATGATGATCTCTTTAGTTCTATCGAGCTCTTCCACTCTTTCACGTAGGCTGTTGACAGGTATGTTCATCGAACCTTCTACAAAGCCGAAATCACGTTCTTCAGGGTCACGTACATCGAGGATGATTGTCTTATCAAAATCGATGTCCGTCATCTCATGGGCGTTCACATAATCCATTTTTCCAGTCAAGACGTTTTCCGCTACAAAAGCGATCATGTTTGCAGGATCTTTAGCAGAACTGTAAGGTGGTGCGTAAGCAAGCTCTAAGTTTTTCAAGTCGTTTACAGTTCCACCGAATCGGATAGCTGTTGCGATTACGTCAATACGCTTGTCTACTCCCACATAACCGACAGCTTGCGAACCAAGAATTTTTCCGTCCGTTGCGTAAATCAGTTTCAGCGCCATTGGAATCGCGCCCGGATAGTAGCCCGCATGTGATTTTACATGGATGAGTGTGGAATGATAGTCCTTTTTATAAATCTTACCCATACGGGCAAGTGTCTTTTCATTTAATCCTGTATTTGCAACCGTAAGGTCGTATACTTTTGCAATAGAAGTACCTTGTGTACCCTTATAGGTCTCTTCGATACCGCAGATGTTGTTGGCAACAATCCTACCTTGCTTGTTGGCAGGTCCTGCAAGCGGAACCATCGCCTTTTCACCTGTGATGAACTCATCGACCTCGATCGCATCGCCAAGTGCATAGATATTCGGATCTTCCGTTTTCATGTGCTTGTCTACGATAATTCCACCGCGGGCGTTCACTGGAAGCTTTGCCAGTCTTGCAAGTTCTGACTGAGGCTTCACACCGATAGAGAGCATGACGATCTCCGCATCCACAGTTTCGCCGCTTTCAAGGTAAATTGTAGTTACACCGTTCTTGTACTCGAACTTTTGAACGCCGTCATTAAGGAACAATCTGACGCCCTGGTCACCCAAGTGATGATGTACGATTTCTGCCATATCCTTGTCGATAGGAGTCATGACCTGGTCCGCTTTTTCGATTAGAGTGACATCAAGCCCTCTTTCAGAAAAGTTTTCAGCCATTTCGATACCGATGAATCCTCCACCGATGACAGCCGCTCTTCTTGGTCTGATCGTATCTACAAAGTTCTTGATCGCATCTGTGTCGGGAATATCCCATAGTGTGAAGATATTGGGTGAGTCGATTCCTTGGATAGGTGGCTTAAGCGGTGTGGAACCAGGGGAAAGGACCAATACGTCATAGCTCTCCTCGTAAGTCTCACCAGTATCCACTTTTTCCACTTTCACAGTCTTTGCTTCCCTGTTTATATCGACCACTTTATTTTTGACGCGCACATCGATATTGAATCTTGCTTTCATCGCTTCTGGAGTTTGAACAAGCAGAAGGTCACGCTCTTTGATCGTCTCGCCGATATAGTACGGCAGTCCACAGTTTGCGAAGGAAATGTAATCCCCTTTTTCAAACATGATGATTTCAACATTCTCATCTAATCTTCTAAGTCTGGCAGCAGTTGAGGCTCCACCGGCAACTCCACCGACAATAAGTACTTTCTTATCCATTGAATATTTCTCCTCTCGAAACCCCCTACCCTTAGGGGTTGTCTTGTGTTAATATAATAACTAACAAACTGCGGTCTTGTCAATACTTTTTTAACCCCTCCCTTGCAGGGGGTGTTTTTTCAACACAGGGAGTGAGCATTTTCAATCGTTATATATTCAATTATTCAGATATTACGTTTTTGTAGCAATGTTGATAAAGAGGTCTGTTGAATGTAGAATGCGGAGTGTAGAAACCCTTGCACCTTTGGTGCGTGGGAAGTTGCCTGCCAAGCGCAGCTTCTAAGGATTCCACAAACTAAATTCCACATTCCACAAATCCCTGCCATCCCACATTCACCTAAAAAAAGAGCAACCCATCAAGATGGATTGCTCTTTTACTAATAGTTAACCTAAAAACTGTTCTAAATCATCTTCCACTGATCCGATACCGTTGATGCCGAAGCTTTCAACCAGTACTTTAGCCACATTCGGTGAAAGGAATGCTGGAAGTGTAGGTCCTAATTTGATGTTCTTGACGCCTAGGAAGAGGAGGGCAAGCAAGACGATGACGGCCTTTTGCTCGTACCAGGCGATGTTGTAAGCGATTGGAAGTTCGTTGATGTCGTTAAGCTCAAACACTTCTTTAAGTTTAAGCGCGATGACAGCAAGTGAGTAAGAATCGTTACATTGACCTGCGTCAAGCACTCTTGGAATACCGCCGATATCACCAAGGTTCAACTTGTTGTATCTGTATTTCGCACAACCCGCAGTAAGAATCACTGTGTCTTTCGGTAATTTTTCTGCAAACTCAGTGTAGTAGTTTCTGTCTTTCATTCTACCGTCGCAGCCTGCCATGACGAAGAACTTTTTGATAGCGCCAGTCTTAACAGCATCAACCACCTTGTCTGCAAGGGCAAGCACTTGATTGTGAGCGAAGCCGCCGACAATCGTACCTTCTTCGATTTGAGTCGGAGCAGGTAATTTTTTAGCGTGTTCGATGATTTCTGAGAAGTCCTTCTGTCCGCCATCCACTCTGTCGGCGATATGCTTGAATCCTGGGAACCCGGATGCGCCAGTCGTGTAAACTCTATCCGCATAATCCGCTTTTGGAGGCACGATGCAGTTTGTAGTAAACAGAACAGGACCGTTGAATGTAGCGAATTCCTCTTTTTGTTTCCACCAAGCGTTGCCGTAGTTGCCTACGAAATGCTCGTATTTTTTAAACGCGGGATAGTAGTTGGCTGGAAGCATTTCTGAGTGGGTGTATACATCCACGCCGGTACCCTCTGTTTGCTTAAGCAGCTCTTCCATATCCTTAAGGTCATGACCAGAAATCAGGATCGCCGGCTTGTTTCTTGTTCCGATGTTCACTTCAGTAAGCTCTGGATTACCGTAAGCTTCTGTATTGGCAGCATCAAGCAGTGCCATGACGTCAACACCGAATTTACCTGTTTCAAGAACAAGTGCCACTAACTCGTCAGCAGACATCGTATCGTCAAGTGTCGATACTAGCGCTCTTTCGATGAATGCGAAGATCTCAGCATTTGCTTTTCCTAAGTTTAGTGCGTGCTCACCGTATGCGGCCATGCCTTTTAATCCGTAAATCACAAGTTCTCTAAGAGAACGAACGTCTTCATTTTCTGTTGCAAGCACGCCCACTTCAGCCTCAACCGCTTTAGTATCGTAGTGCGCACGTGCAAGTTCGAATGTGGCAGAAGTATGGTAAGCCTTGTCAGCAAGTTTGCCTGCTGCCTCTAATTTACCTTTTAACTCGTCACGCTTGTTCAGTACCGCTTCAATTCTATCTTTTAACGCCTCATTGTCAAAGTTTGCATTTGTGATGGTCGAGAATAGACCGTCCACCATAATTCGGTCCGTATCCGAATCGTTAAGACCAGCAGCTCTTGCCTGGCCGGCATATTCCGCCAAGCCTTTTAGCGAATAGATCAACAGATCCTGGATTCCTGCAGTTTCAGGCTGCTTACCGCATACGCCTACTTTATTACAACCCTTACCACCAGCTGCTTCTTGACATTGATAACAAAACATACTCATCGTGTAATTCTCCTTTCAGATCGGGTCTACTTTTTAAGACCTTCCAGTGTAATGGTTACTTCGTTATAAGTAACAATCATGCCTGAATTCAGCATGGCTTGTTTAACCGCTGAGACGATGCCGCCGCAGCAAGGAACTTCCATTCTGACAACGGTGATGCTCTTTGGTGCGTTTTCACCGAAAATCGTTGTCAACTTTTCGATGTAGTAGTTATTATCATCAAGCTTCGGGCACCCGATCAGCGCCACTCTGCCCTTAATGAACTCCTTATGAAAATCAGCGTATGCAAATGCAGTACAGTCGGCGGCGATCAACAGATCTGCCCCTTTAAGGTACTCGGCTTTCGGATTCACTAGGTTCAGCTGCACCGGCCAGTTCGTAAGTTGCGAGAGGGCCTGGTTGTAATCATCCACCTCTTTGACAGAAACCTTCTGGATACTTTCCCTAGGCTTTATGGCTTTTGCCATCGAACCAGGGCACCCGCAGGCAAGTTCTTCCTCAACCGGCTGACTCACAGCGGCGATCCTCTCATCGACCGCTTCCTGTGAATACTCCTCGGCTTCACGCTCGATCATCCTGATAGCCCCTGTCGGACAGTTGGGCAGACAATCGCCTAAGCCGTCGCAGTAGATGTCGCTGACAAGTTTCGCTTTGCCGTCGACCATCTGGATCGCGCTTTCGTGACATGCGCTTACACATAGCTCACAACCGTTACAGAGCTTTTCATCTATTTCGATTATTCTTCTTTTCATCACGCACCCCTCTCTCTTATATCCAATTTAACCACTTGTAATCACAAAATGCGGTAACCTATGTTACAATTATGTTGAGATGCGCTTTCAAGTAGCTTTTCTCTTCTTTCAATAACTAAATGATAGCAGACCAAACTTAAATTGACGGTAACCGATGTTACCGAGGAGATACTTATGGAGACAAACTGGGTAAACGACTGTATTTTATTTCGAGGCTTCGACAAAAAGGAACTTGAAGATACGATCCGATTGAGATTCCTGCGGTTCAAATCCTATAAAAAGGGTGAAGTTATCGTTCATGAAGGAGATCCCGTCACTGGAATCGGTATTGTAAGAGAAGGCACGGCAGAAATTCAATCGATCTATCCTTCCGGCAAGGTTTTGACACTCGTCAGACTCTCAAGAGGAGATGTGTTCGGCGAGGCTGTCGTGTTCAGCAAGAATCCGACGTATCCCGTCACGGTGGTCGCGCTTACGGACATCACAGTGGGTTTCATCGCCACCGATCTCCTTCTTGAGCTCTTTCACGATTACCCGCTGGCGCTGAACAACTACCTGAACGTCCTCTCAAACAAGCTGACGACGATGAACAAGAAGATCAAGAACCTTTCGCTGGATACCATCAGAAAAAGGGTGGCGAATTTCCTACTGATGCAGTATAAGAATAAAGGAACAAAAATGTTTCAGACGGGACTCACCCGCAAGTCCATGGCGGACCTGATGGGCATACAAAGGCCCTCTCTCTCAAGGGAGCTGATGAAAATGAAGGAAGACGGTCTGATCGACTACGATGGGGAGACGTTCAAGATTCTGGATATCGAAAGACTTGAGGAGTCACTCAACTGAAAAACTGCAAATGGAGACAAAATAAAAAGCTTCCCGTGATGGGAAGCTTTTCTTCTTGCTATCCTAGAAGTTCATCTAGTCTTTTTTTATCAAAACCTTGAACGATATCTTCTTCGACTTGGATTACAGGAACGCCCATGAACCCTTGGTCCATCAGTTCTTTTCTTGCTTCCATATCCGTAGAAACGTTCTTTTCTGAGTAAGATACGCCTTTAGCATCAAGGTAACGTTTTGCTTCGTGGCAGTATCCGCATGTGTTAGATGTGTAAATTACAACGTTTTTCATTGTTAATCCTCCATTCAATTATCCCCTGTATATGGGGCTTATATTGTCATTGTAATTGAGGTGACGGATGTTGTCAACCTACGCATTATGTTTATATCCAAATTTGTACGGATTCAATCATCCAAGTCGCAATCTTCGAGAATCACTTGCAATAATCATTTGACTTATCTAAAATGAAACCATCACTAACAAAGGGGATGACATATGACTGTTTGGAAAACACGTGGCAAACGTGGCGACGCGCTTGAAGATTTGATCCTACTGAGCAACGACTTTTACCAGACCCACGGCATCGCCCGGGTGGATAAGGCTGCGACTCCGGTTACCGTTGTGGAGTTGGACGGCAAGGGTCTGATCACCAAGGCCTATTTTGAAAAAAAGGCGACCATCGACTTTTACGGCATCGTTCAAGGTATTTACATCACCTTCGACGCGAAGGAAACCCATCAAAAATCGCTGCCGCTAAAAAACATACATGCCCATCAGGTGGACTACATGCGCGATGTCACAAGGCAGGGCGGACTCGCCTTCTTAATCGTTCATTTCAAACACGACGACACCTATTACCTGCTCCCGTTCGAGCTCCTTGAAACCTACTACCAAAAAGCTCAGTTCGGGGGGCGAAAGTCCATTCCCTATACTGAAATGGCGGACGAATTCAAGATAAAGCGCGAAAAAAACGGCATCCTGGCTTACCTGAATGCCGTCAATGCCTATATCGATTGGAAAAATGCTCAGTCCAATGCTTTGAAGTAGTCGTAGATTTCATTTGACAGTCTACCAAAGGCGACGATGTCAAGATTTTCAGCACGTATGCTTGGAGAAATAGCTAGCTTCTCACAAATCGCCTTAAAGGCATCCTTATCGATACCCATGGTGGACGTTACTGTATTCAGTAACGTCTTTCTGCGTTTAGCGAAAGACGCCTTCACCGTTTTAAAGAACATTTCCCGAGAGACGACATCCACCGGAGGATTCTCTCTGATTTTAAGTCGGATCACCGAGGATTCGACATTGGGTTGAGGTACAAAAACGGTTCTTGGAACCTTAAAGAGCACGCTAGGCTCCGCATAAAACTGAACTGCCACAGAAAGCGAACCGTAGGTCTTGTTGTCCTTATCAGCACTCATCCTGTCAGCCACTTCTTTTTGGATCATCACGACGATATCCGACACAGGGATGCCGTCTTCAAGAAACTTCATGATGATGGGTGTGGTGATATAATAGGGAAGGTTGGCGACAACCTTCACTTTTTCACATTCAGAGAACTTTTCAGCGATCAGGGCTTTCAAATCGAGTTTAAGCACATCTTCCTTAATTAGTTCAAAATGCGGTGCACTGCCGAAATGGGATTCAAGTATCGGCCACAGCATTCTGTCGATTTCGACAGAAACCACTTTTTTCGCACGGTTCAGCAGCGCTTCGGTCAAAGATCCGATGCCGGGTCCGATTTCCAGCACGCCGTCATTCGGACCGATCTGCGCGCCGTCCGCGATATTTTCTACAATGTTGGAGTCGATCAGAAAGTTCTGCCCTAAACTCTTTGAAAAATTCACACCGTGTTGTTCCATGGTGGATTTTATATAATGAAAAGATGTTAATTTACTCATGATTATCCTCATATTCTTCAATAAATTTCAGTACGCGCTCGCGCTCTATCTGGTACTTGTTCAACCTTGCCAGAAACTGTTTTCCGTTACCGTAACCGATGCTTAGATGCTTTCCAAGCGCGATTCTCTTTGCCTTTGAATCCTCTTCCCCGACAAGCCCTAAAAGAATCAGGTCCTTGTTAGTGTAAAGAGTTTCCATACTGTCACTCTGCGCGTGTGCCCCCATCAGTGCGGACAAGATAGCTTGTCCAGAAGCGTTCTCCACACCTATATTTCCAGCTCTGGTTCCTTCTTCACGGGTGATGTAGGCTTGCTTGACATTGCCCTTTATGATCGCAGTGAGTTGCTTTCTGATCTTGTTTCCAACAAAATCCGGATCGGTGAAGATGATCACCCCAAGCGTATCCGCTGCAAATTGAATCCTCTTTATCGTGCTTTCCGATAAACCGTACCCGTGGGTGATGATGATCTGCGCGTCCACAAACTGTTTGATGTTCGCCTCGTCATCCCTGCCTTCGACCACGATGATTTCTTTTATCCGCATTTTATTTTCCATAACCGACAATTAAATGATCCTCTACCTTTTCATCGAGTACATAGACTCTGACATTTCGTCTTCCATAGCGTCTTGCTGATGAGTTGTCTCCAATAAACAAATCGATGCGATTTCCCTTGATGGCTCCGCCTGTATCCTCTGCGGATGAAAATCCATAATCTCTTGTGTAATCGAGCGACTCGACATAGAGCACGCTTCCAAGCGGCACTACCTTGGGATCCACAGCCACTACGCCGGGTCTTGCATGCGTTCCCGATCTTGTGATTCCATAAAGCGGATGGTCGGGATATTTCCCACAACTTGCGAACGACAGGTCATATGCTGTCGCCTGCATCGTATAAACCGCCTTCACGGCATATGGCGCTCCCGTAGGTGTGACAAATAGATTTTCTTTCCCCAACTGATAGACTCTAGAAGTCGGTAGACTGATCTGTGAGTCGCCGACGATTTCGGATTGGAACCACTGCCCGTTTTCCATATACTCGTTGATCTTGACGATTCTTTGACCGCTAGATCCGTCGCTCACCAGTTTGGTAGTTCCAGCTTCCAGTTCACTGCTGACTTTGTAAAGGATGGGCGCTGTCGTTTCAAGCACCTTTTCGCTGTGCTCTTTTTGCACACGGTCCAGATAGATGACTTCACCTGCTGCAACTGGAGCCTTCAATCCGGGTCTGACCCTATCGAGGTCTGTCAAGACGATATTCGCGTCCATCAGGATATCGGCGACCCGCCTGCCTGTCGTATAGACGGTCTGAAGATGTTCTCCTGTCTGGATGGTAACCTGCTTGGCCCGTTCAATGACAATCCGTTCATTTTTTTTAAGCTTATCCCCTAGTCCGTGTGATAATTTATCATAGGACTCGATAGTGACCTTTGAAAGCTCTAGAATCCTATCCACACGGTGATGTATGGTATAGACATCATAGACCACATTGCCGTCTTCAATCGTATAATGTGCCATCAGCACTACTTTTAACCCAAGACCGATTGACAACATGATACAGACAATCAGTATCGGAAGTTGCCACGGTAACCGCTTTTTCATCTTCTCACCTACTTGATTTTAAAAAACCGTTTTGCATTCTCTTTGGTTGCGGCTGCGACTTCCTCATATGTCACACCCTTTAGCTTGGCCATCTCCTCGCACACGAAATGAACATAGGCGGGCTCGTTTCTTCTTCCTCTAAAGGGCATGGGTGTCAGATAAGGCGCATCCGTTTCTATCATCAGCCTGTCTAGCGGCACCGCTTCGACCACTTCGTGGCTTTTTCTCGCATTTTTGTACGTCAAGGGTCCTGCGATTGAAAGATACGCGCCGAGTTTGACGTATTGCTTGGCAAGTTCTGCACTTCCGGAGAAGCAGTGCATCAAAACGCCTGTCTCAAAGGCCTGCTCCTTTTTCAAAATATCCAGCACATCCTGATTGGCCTCCCTGTCATGGATGATGATCGGAAGTCCCAAGGTCTGTGCCATCCTTATTTGTTCGATAAAGACTTGCTTTTGAATATCTCTTGGAGAATTGTCGTAGTGGTAATCAAGACCGATCTCGCCGATCGCCTTTACCTTATCCTCTTTGGCAAGCTGCTCGATCATCTCAAGTACCATCTGATCGACATCCTTCGCATCGTGCGGATGTACTCCG
Proteins encoded:
- a CDS encoding metal-sensitive transcriptional regulator, giving the protein MNDAKKKIINRLKTIKGHIAGIEKMIEEDKPCEDILLQIAAIKSSVHKVGIVIMEEHAMQCMVTDDDGNLVDKKQMENVIKTLLNYSK
- a CDS encoding TlpA disulfide reductase family protein; translation: MKKIMVSVLLIVLSVILLACQPVNLSIEPPKGDQPQTVQADEQESTEAVSEAVEEASVEEGFLPGKKAIDVSLDDIDGNPVSLSDFEGQVVILNFFASWCPPCRAEMPYINEAYLENKDDGVVVLGINLTEQDKLEDMYALLEEFEIAFPILLDEKSVAARDYKVRSIPTSVVVGPDGIITDYHVGTINKEQFLKLVENARQ
- a CDS encoding ATP-binding protein; translated protein: MKRRIIEIDEKLCNGCELCVSACHESAIQMVDGKAKLVSDIYCDGLGDCLPNCPTGAIRMIEREAEEYSQEAVDERIAAVSQPVEEELACGCPGSMAKAIKPRESIQKVSVKEVDDYNQALSQLTNWPVQLNLVNPKAEYLKGADLLIAADCTAFAYADFHKEFIKGRVALIGCPKLDDNNYYIEKLTTIFGENAPKSITVVRMEVPCCGGIVSAVKQAMLNSGMIVTYNEVTITLEGLKK
- a CDS encoding cytochrome c biogenesis CcdA family protein — translated: MQITYFGVWLAGLLSFFSPCIVPLIPMLAGFLAGEMDEEGGSRRKLYVNGAGFFIGLILVFILLGAVATSVGGFLLGISDTLRKVFGILVILLGVFQLGIIKPSFLMRERKVRVRAKKAKFGTAVVMGMAFSFGWTPCVGPILATVLLYAANSQTIGTGMFLLLIYAFGFMIPFIASVLLMSQLVILLEKSGKYLHVVKVLSGLLIIAVGFMIYFNYLNKITAFFS
- a CDS encoding DMT family transporter; translation: MSRNKAIIYMVCAALLWSLGGLFIKLVDWHPLVIAGIRSGIAGSLMLFFSGKLPKRFSKDVWIGAVCYATLATCFIFANKLTTSTNAILLQFTAPIWVLMISTVVYKEVLRKRDVLVILSVMTGMVLFFVGNLSVGNMLGNLLAILAGIMLAVMILVMNRKKENNPLHMTLLGSAILFVLALPFALLFPPSITVQSVSSILVLGIFQLGLGYVLFTKSVQHVTALEAALIPVIEPLFNPLWVLIFIGEKPTVYSLIGGGVVLGSIVWKQMIDGRETLARAVR
- the hcp gene encoding hydroxylamine reductase, whose translation is MSMFCYQCQEAAGGKGCNKVGVCGKQPETAGIQDLLIYSLKGLAEYAGQARAAGLNDSDTDRIMVDGLFSTITNANFDNEALKDRIEAVLNKRDELKGKLEAAGKLADKAYHTSATFELARAHYDTKAVEAEVGVLATENEDVRSLRELVIYGLKGMAAYGEHALNLGKANAEIFAFIERALVSTLDDTMSADELVALVLETGKFGVDVMALLDAANTEAYGNPELTEVNIGTRNKPAILISGHDLKDMEELLKQTEGTGVDVYTHSEMLPANYYPAFKKYEHFVGNYGNAWWKQKEEFATFNGPVLFTTNCIVPPKADYADRVYTTGASGFPGFKHIADRVDGGQKDFSEIIEHAKKLPAPTQIEEGTIVGGFAHNQVLALADKVVDAVKTGAIKKFFVMAGCDGRMKDRNYYTEFAEKLPKDTVILTAGCAKYRYNKLNLGDIGGIPRVLDAGQCNDSYSLAVIALKLKEVFELNDINELPIAYNIAWYEQKAVIVLLALLFLGVKNIKLGPTLPAFLSPNVAKVLVESFGINGIGSVEDDLEQFLG
- a CDS encoding DsrE/DsrF/DrsH-like family protein, with product MDKKVLIVGGVAGGASTAARLRRLDENVEIIMFEKGDYISFANCGLPYYIGETIKERDLLLVQTPEAMKARFNIDVRVKNKVVDINREAKTVKVEKVDTGETYEESYDVLVLSPGSTPLKPPIQGIDSPNIFTLWDIPDTDAIKNFVDTIRPRRAAVIGGGFIGIEMAENFSERGLDVTLIEKADQVMTPIDKDMAEIVHHHLGDQGVRLFLNDGVQKFEYKNGVTTIYLESGETVDAEIVMLSIGVKPQSELARLAKLPVNARGGIIVDKHMKTEDPNIYALGDAIEVDEFITGEKAMVPLAGPANKQGRIVANNICGIEETYKGTQGTSIAKVYDLTVANTGLNEKTLARMGKIYKKDYHSTLIHVKSHAGYYPGAIPMALKLIYATDGKILGSQAVGYVGVDKRIDVIATAIRFGGTVNDLKNLELAYAPPYSSAKDPANMIAFVAENVLTGKMDYVNAHEMTDIDFDKTIILDVRDPEERDFGFVEGSMNIPVNSLRERVEELDRTKEIIIYCAIGLRGYVASRILNNLGFENVKNLNGGYTSYKMVHSDIDHSCPIPSEEADADFNDSGDSDADQSFNEGTGVNVKLNACGLQCPGPIMQVYKRMDEMNRGDILEVAATDPGFASDIKTWCKRTGNTLIDSGKRSNEFYAVIKKGHPIMHSGTQSKMPEDKSMVVFSGEFDKAVATFIIANGATAMGRQVTLFFTFWGLNILRKHDKVSVKKDFLARMFSGMMPRGSKRLGLSNMHMFGMGPKMVRMVMKKHNVDSLEELMQQAIDNGVRIVACTMSMDLMGITKDELIDGIEFGGVASYLGAAEESNVNLFI